One part of the Salinimonas iocasae genome encodes these proteins:
- a CDS encoding carboxylate--amine ligase, which yields MEKTAVLIFDAAQRSALATTRALGKRSDIQVFTTDRHKQALAGCSRYSHQYLTCPNPSDDTQKFLNWVNDTVIKYEIDFLLPVTEVTSRTLVQHRDALPPCKLPFADIDTLLSLSDKSALNHLAESLGVPVPFSQYCQRASDIDHDAISFPCVLKPALSKVLVDNQWLETQVHIVHNAAQLQQLTEDKVYFNNHPFMVQQYIDGHGAGVFCYYQKGEAKAFFAHKRLREKPPSGGVSVLSASAPINPDMEKHARALLDAVNWHGVAMVEFRVSADGTPYLMEINTRLWGSLQLAIDAGVSFPELLFDGEYKTLERHRGFKEGVQLRWLLGDVDNLYLQLKDKNLSTSEKLNAVGTFLTPKFSNRRHEINRMDDMGPFWFELKHYL from the coding sequence ATGGAAAAAACCGCAGTATTAATTTTTGACGCAGCACAACGTAGTGCACTGGCAACCACCCGCGCGCTGGGAAAGCGCTCTGACATTCAGGTTTTTACTACTGACCGTCACAAACAGGCCCTGGCGGGATGCTCTCGCTATAGTCATCAATACCTGACGTGCCCAAATCCTTCTGATGATACGCAGAAGTTCCTCAACTGGGTTAATGACACAGTAATAAAGTATGAGATTGACTTTTTATTACCCGTGACTGAAGTCACCAGTCGCACTCTGGTTCAACACCGTGATGCCCTGCCCCCCTGCAAGTTGCCTTTTGCCGATATTGATACACTGCTTTCTTTAAGTGATAAGTCTGCGCTTAATCATCTGGCCGAATCACTGGGTGTACCGGTGCCTTTTTCCCAGTACTGCCAGCGCGCCTCGGATATCGACCACGATGCCATCAGTTTTCCCTGTGTGTTAAAGCCTGCTCTTTCTAAGGTACTGGTCGATAACCAGTGGCTGGAAACCCAGGTGCATATTGTTCACAACGCAGCGCAGTTACAGCAATTAACGGAAGATAAGGTTTATTTCAATAACCATCCGTTTATGGTTCAGCAATATATTGATGGTCATGGTGCTGGGGTGTTTTGCTATTACCAGAAAGGCGAGGCAAAGGCCTTTTTTGCCCATAAACGGCTGCGCGAAAAGCCGCCCTCAGGTGGCGTAAGTGTACTGAGCGCCAGCGCGCCGATTAACCCGGATATGGAAAAACACGCCAGGGCATTGCTTGATGCAGTTAACTGGCACGGTGTGGCAATGGTCGAGTTTCGCGTGTCAGCCGATGGCACGCCCTACCTGATGGAAATTAATACGCGGCTGTGGGGATCACTGCAACTTGCTATAGATGCCGGCGTGAGCTTTCCCGAACTGCTATTTGACGGTGAATACAAAACCCTCGAGCGCCATCGTGGGTTTAAAGAAGGCGTACAACTTCGCTGGTTATTGGGCGATGTGGACAATCTTTACCTGCAACTTAAAGATAAAAATCTGAGTACCAGCGAAAAGCTGAATGCAGTGGGCACCTTTTTAACACCCAAGTTCAGTAACCGCCGTCACGAGATCAACCGTATGGATGATATGGGCCCGTTCTGGTTTGAACTTAAGCATTATCTGTAA
- a CDS encoding glycosyltransferase family 4 protein, protein MHLIDTTGPGGAEDVFITLADKIRGLNTDSVAVIRGEGYVAKQLRTKGIEPIIIDSKGSFNVGFIKSLCQLIKQHNIGLIQSHLLGSNVYASIVGLITRTPVVATYHGMVDVSPNERFKRLKLWFMRNGIARFVAVSHSLQQKIQEHNLLVPERTSVIYNGIDTSLYSTTRVTRLKRELAIDNDTFLLGALGNVRKSKRYDVLVDTVNRLNQRGVNVAVVIAGDPKASIKDKLDAQMQSLGVTNIHFIGFIDDTAEYLQNLDGFVLSSDAEGFSISTIEAMATGLPVIATKCGGPQEIIQNEEQGALVDINADALADAIENSISTWHERKVNQQAIARVQDAFSQSAMVRAYAQLYSAVDTSFPSQAVNVEPIS, encoded by the coding sequence ATGCACTTGATTGACACAACCGGCCCGGGAGGGGCTGAAGATGTGTTCATCACATTAGCCGATAAAATACGAGGCCTCAATACCGATTCTGTCGCCGTTATTCGTGGCGAGGGATATGTGGCAAAGCAATTACGCACCAAAGGTATAGAACCGATCATAATTGACTCAAAAGGCAGCTTTAATGTCGGCTTCATTAAGTCATTGTGTCAGTTGATAAAACAGCACAATATCGGCCTTATCCAGTCACATCTGTTAGGCTCTAATGTTTATGCCAGTATTGTAGGGCTAATTACCCGAACGCCGGTAGTAGCAACTTACCACGGTATGGTCGATGTGTCGCCAAATGAACGCTTCAAACGCCTTAAACTGTGGTTTATGCGAAACGGTATTGCTCGGTTTGTGGCGGTGAGCCATTCGCTGCAGCAAAAAATTCAGGAACACAACCTTTTAGTGCCTGAACGCACCAGTGTTATTTACAATGGCATCGACACAAGCCTGTACAGTACAACCCGCGTTACTCGCTTGAAGCGCGAACTGGCTATCGATAACGATACATTTTTGCTGGGCGCACTGGGTAATGTCAGAAAATCAAAGCGCTACGATGTTCTGGTCGATACCGTAAACCGCTTAAATCAGCGTGGCGTAAACGTGGCGGTGGTTATCGCTGGCGATCCGAAAGCATCCATTAAAGATAAGCTGGACGCGCAAATGCAGTCACTGGGTGTGACCAATATCCACTTTATTGGTTTTATCGATGACACGGCAGAATATTTGCAAAACCTTGATGGTTTTGTATTAAGCTCAGACGCTGAAGGGTTTTCAATCAGTACCATTGAAGCCATGGCCACAGGGCTGCCGGTTATCGCCACCAAATGTGGCGGGCCGCAGGAAATAATCCAGAATGAAGAGCAGGGCGCATTGGTAGACATTAATGCAGACGCATTGGCCGATGCCATCGAGAATAGCATTAGCACCTGGCATGAACGTAAAGTGAACCAGCAAGCCATTGCGCGTGTACAAGACGCGTTTTCTCAGTCGGCCATGGTGCGTGCCTACGCGCAGCTCTATAGTGCCGTAGACACGTCTTTTCCTTCGCAGGCAGTCAATGTGGAGCCAATCTCTTGA
- a CDS encoding arsenate-mycothiol transferase ArsC — MSYSQYIADTYGSKRGLARYVKFNIKKHLGAYKNADGRQIKNTKRLIYVCSGNICRSPFGEAVSLKAGFPAISFGLHCRGGDPAFEKTLDYASRHGYNLDRHRSTKMRDYTPLVGDLLIVMEPAHLDELNALYPNVNKVLIGQFASNKTVYLHDPFNTNQTFFDKCMQQIEEATLSLITTIKK, encoded by the coding sequence TTGAGCTACAGTCAGTATATCGCCGATACCTACGGCTCCAAGCGCGGCCTGGCCCGTTATGTAAAGTTCAATATCAAAAAGCATTTGGGTGCCTATAAAAATGCAGACGGCAGACAAATCAAAAACACAAAGCGGCTCATTTATGTTTGTAGTGGCAATATTTGTCGCAGTCCGTTTGGTGAGGCCGTAAGCTTAAAAGCAGGCTTTCCTGCTATCTCGTTCGGGCTGCATTGCCGGGGCGGCGACCCGGCCTTTGAAAAAACGCTGGATTATGCCAGTCGTCATGGCTACAACCTGGACCGCCACCGTTCCACTAAAATGCGTGATTACACGCCCCTTGTTGGTGATTTGCTTATTGTGATGGAACCGGCCCACCTGGATGAGCTGAACGCCCTTTACCCGAATGTAAATAAGGTGCTTATAGGGCAGTTTGCATCAAATAAAACGGTATATCTGCACGACCCCTTTAATACCAATCAAACCTTTTTCGATAAATGCATGCAACAAATTGAAGAAGCCACGCTGTCGTTAATAACTACCATTAAGAAGTAA
- a CDS encoding O-antigen ligase family protein, with amino-acid sequence MKTQAQTLHDSDFLFLKIKNLWIYFKSESLAFKSICAYMFVEMFRPQSIFTFLDFLPWAKVFLILAMVGIFFDERAKFRFSGMHALLILFTFVINLSIVGAFNKDWSFEYYFLFIQWIIIFFVLTTIVTTRERFYILFLVFFLCALKVAIGTSKNWAMRGFGFTSWGLKGPSGYFENSGELAILMLILFPIGFYLYRGLRHDVRTWEKLVLLAATVCPVLTILGASSRGAQLALLVQLFVMFWRQIFKPKVIIGILVTGYLGWQVLPAEQKERFTTIGEDKSSMQRELYWENGWEMMKDHPALGVGYFNFRPYFETYYPEDVLYDYAELPHNIFIQIGTDAGFAGLFVYLLIISTSLMKKRITFFSTDQGGAKSDAIYHHLWPALKVGIIGFVIAGQFVTVGYYPFLWLSIALQTALINSTKSKRDNFVTKPLRSMTNNELR; translated from the coding sequence ATGAAAACTCAGGCGCAAACCTTACATGATTCAGATTTTCTGTTTTTAAAGATAAAAAATCTTTGGATTTACTTTAAATCTGAATCCTTGGCATTTAAGAGCATTTGTGCCTATATGTTTGTGGAGATGTTCAGGCCACAGTCGATATTTACGTTTTTAGATTTTTTACCGTGGGCCAAGGTTTTCCTTATACTTGCCATGGTGGGAATCTTTTTTGACGAAAGAGCCAAATTTAGATTCTCGGGGATGCATGCTCTTTTGATTCTTTTCACGTTTGTAATAAACTTGTCGATAGTTGGTGCATTTAACAAAGATTGGTCTTTTGAATATTATTTTCTATTTATTCAATGGATAATAATATTTTTTGTTTTAACCACTATCGTAACAACTCGTGAGCGGTTCTATATACTTTTCTTGGTGTTTTTTCTGTGTGCGTTGAAAGTTGCTATCGGCACGTCGAAAAATTGGGCCATGCGAGGATTCGGTTTTACATCATGGGGGTTAAAGGGGCCTTCTGGGTATTTTGAAAACTCAGGCGAATTGGCTATTTTAATGCTTATCCTTTTTCCCATTGGTTTTTATCTGTATAGAGGGTTGAGACACGATGTACGAACCTGGGAAAAGTTAGTACTGCTTGCTGCTACGGTGTGCCCCGTACTTACGATTCTTGGAGCGAGTAGCCGAGGGGCCCAATTGGCGCTGCTTGTGCAGCTTTTTGTCATGTTTTGGCGGCAGATTTTCAAACCCAAAGTTATCATCGGTATATTGGTAACCGGTTATTTAGGTTGGCAGGTACTTCCAGCCGAACAAAAAGAACGCTTTACAACAATTGGTGAAGATAAGTCCTCCATGCAGCGTGAACTGTATTGGGAGAACGGCTGGGAAATGATGAAGGATCATCCGGCGTTGGGGGTTGGCTACTTCAATTTCAGGCCTTACTTTGAAACTTATTATCCCGAAGACGTTCTTTATGATTATGCGGAGCTACCGCATAATATATTCATCCAAATAGGAACGGATGCAGGTTTCGCCGGCTTATTTGTGTATTTACTTATCATATCTACCTCCTTAATGAAAAAACGAATTACGTTTTTCTCGACCGACCAGGGGGGCGCTAAGAGTGATGCAATTTATCATCATTTGTGGCCCGCACTGAAAGTAGGAATAATTGGTTTCGTAATAGCGGGCCAGTTTGTAACGGTAGGCTATTACCCCTTTTTGTGGCTTTCAATTGCGCTTCAGACAGCGCTAATTAATTCTACAAAATCTAAACGCGACAACTTTGTTACAAAACCTTTAAGAAGTATGACGAACAATGAACTACGATAG
- a CDS encoding glycosyltransferase yields the protein MAQLLDADYEEITSTSGSFSRYIYCIKQTVSVLKKRYSTVFVQNPSIVLSALAVLLKPIFGYKLAIDAHNAGVRPKEGKNKLLQKLNLCILKGADVVIVTNKPLQQLLNDKGVTSCVMSDPLPTLKKAQSSDYSNFIFVVCSWAEDEPIEVYLDTAKQRPDINFVFSGNYKKRLKDKEISELPDNIILAGFVSEEEYVGLLKDALAVIDLTERDDCLVCGAYEAISATQKVILSDTRVNKELFGNAAFYTKNSTTELKKSLDEALNTDITSQIENFKTQYDSQLSDAKSKVLAILQAG from the coding sequence ATGGCGCAGTTGCTGGATGCTGACTACGAGGAAATAACATCAACGAGCGGTAGCTTTTCAAGGTATATTTATTGTATTAAACAAACCGTTTCAGTTCTGAAGAAACGTTATAGTACCGTATTTGTACAAAATCCTTCGATAGTGCTTTCTGCTCTGGCGGTTCTGTTAAAGCCGATCTTTGGCTACAAGCTTGCTATAGACGCGCACAATGCAGGCGTCAGACCTAAAGAGGGCAAGAATAAGTTACTTCAAAAACTCAATCTGTGTATTTTAAAAGGCGCTGATGTGGTTATCGTTACAAATAAACCGCTTCAGCAACTGTTAAATGATAAAGGCGTTACAAGCTGCGTTATGAGCGACCCTTTACCCACGCTTAAAAAAGCACAGAGTTCGGACTATTCTAATTTTATTTTTGTTGTCTGTTCCTGGGCTGAAGACGAGCCTATTGAAGTATATCTTGATACAGCAAAGCAACGCCCTGATATAAACTTTGTATTTTCAGGCAATTATAAGAAAAGATTGAAGGATAAAGAAATATCAGAACTCCCTGATAATATTATACTGGCGGGCTTCGTGAGTGAAGAAGAATACGTTGGTTTACTTAAAGATGCACTCGCGGTAATAGATCTGACCGAACGGGATGATTGCCTTGTCTGTGGCGCTTATGAAGCGATTTCGGCAACTCAGAAAGTTATTCTATCTGATACAAGGGTAAACAAAGAGCTGTTTGGAAACGCCGCTTTCTATACTAAAAATTCTACTACCGAACTCAAGAAGAGTTTGGATGAAGCGCTTAACACTGACATCACTTCTCAGATAGAAAACTTCAAAACACAATATGATTCTCAACTCAGCGATGCAAAGTCTAAGGTGTTAGCTATTCTTCAGGCGGGCTGA
- a CDS encoding putative Ig domain-containing protein, which translates to MRLLVQTVLTAFVLILVSSNAEAVNQIQQWMYEAKMPMHAVYPRPDCETEKHARHRWAHSNMPYEIPVGVQGGAWPFTYTLIEAPEGATIGSEPNSDNYGVVSWKPASDATGSHTFRVRVSDKAGNNTDINWTTTVDNSKFVFIEDGFSGDKKGTISEPLEDISDWYRGDRNDKKYHNKIIVFRGGEYALIGGEDTNGNVRLDTRSKTPSLIGFPGEAAVIDASRAKILTDTRKMTDLFIADLHFKDSRQDVGNAHFFWAIGNVSRSTWWRNTFENHGMGTKGNDNPAGVFISGRRAHKKNILYKDNIHNRFDNGRGNGSYVDIYYSSYVLIEGNIARNSDNKCGFWAKGTTSFVTIRDNHAYDNITSGGICVGYGKESPEVPHDHEIAWNRIVFNGEYNRANALLFSGQKTWDGKHYNSYIYRNTFVNGRVWIRFEGKNKYQVDGNVIVTDYSVNETETKTYHPNLIGTKSDFIADDTGKLKGYALDYQGEVGFKL; encoded by the coding sequence ATGAGACTTTTAGTTCAAACGGTGCTGACAGCATTTGTGCTTATATTGGTAAGTAGCAATGCCGAAGCTGTTAATCAAATACAACAATGGATGTATGAGGCTAAGATGCCAATGCATGCGGTATATCCACGACCTGACTGCGAGACAGAAAAACATGCAAGACACCGTTGGGCCCATTCGAACATGCCCTACGAAATTCCAGTTGGAGTTCAGGGTGGAGCCTGGCCATTCACTTATACTCTAATTGAGGCCCCTGAAGGCGCAACAATAGGCAGCGAACCCAATTCTGATAACTACGGCGTGGTGTCTTGGAAACCTGCGTCCGATGCAACTGGCTCGCATACATTTCGCGTACGCGTTTCGGATAAAGCTGGTAATAATACTGATATTAACTGGACTACAACCGTCGACAACAGCAAGTTCGTCTTTATTGAAGATGGGTTTAGCGGGGATAAAAAAGGAACGATCTCGGAACCTCTCGAGGATATTAGTGACTGGTATCGCGGGGACAGGAATGATAAAAAATATCATAATAAAATAATTGTATTCAGAGGTGGGGAATATGCGCTAATTGGTGGTGAAGACACTAATGGTAACGTACGCCTCGATACGCGCTCAAAAACGCCCTCACTTATAGGTTTTCCGGGGGAGGCAGCAGTAATAGATGCGTCCAGGGCGAAAATTTTAACCGACACTCGAAAAATGACGGATTTATTCATTGCAGATCTGCACTTTAAGGATTCCAGGCAGGATGTAGGCAATGCGCATTTTTTCTGGGCTATAGGTAATGTCAGTCGTTCTACCTGGTGGCGAAACACGTTCGAAAATCATGGCATGGGAACAAAAGGCAATGATAACCCTGCCGGCGTTTTCATTTCAGGTCGCAGAGCGCACAAAAAGAATATTCTCTATAAAGACAATATTCACAACCGGTTTGATAATGGCCGGGGAAATGGTTCATATGTCGATATTTACTATTCCAGCTATGTTCTCATTGAGGGCAATATTGCTCGCAATAGCGACAACAAATGTGGCTTCTGGGCTAAGGGTACAACCAGCTTTGTAACGATAAGAGATAATCATGCCTATGACAATATCACGAGCGGTGGTATTTGCGTTGGATATGGTAAAGAGTCTCCCGAGGTTCCTCATGACCATGAAATAGCATGGAACAGGATTGTTTTTAACGGCGAGTATAATCGTGCAAACGCACTATTGTTTTCAGGTCAAAAAACCTGGGACGGAAAACACTACAACTCTTATATTTACCGAAATACATTTGTAAATGGGCGTGTATGGATTCGATTCGAAGGTAAAAACAAGTACCAAGTTGACGGAAATGTAATTGTGACGGACTATTCCGTGAATGAGACAGAAACAAAAACGTATCACCCAAATCTGATAGGTACGAAGTCTGACTTTATAGCGGATGATACCGGCAAATTAAAAGGCTATGCGTTAGATTACCAAGGTGAGGTCGGTTTCAAGTTGTGA
- a CDS encoding sulfotransferase family protein yields MADKAGKRYIVDSTPANVGYIKEILHVAPNAKFIWMVRDGRDVSLSQERLGWVNPPPPFTSKSDRLSYTLMNWTKVNNKYRENKNVYLLRYEDFLSSPESHLKKMALHLGTNFDDYDLETVLNPENLIVLSENWALTITIQL; encoded by the coding sequence ATGGCGGATAAAGCAGGTAAACGATACATTGTAGATAGTACGCCCGCTAACGTCGGATATATAAAAGAAATACTGCATGTTGCCCCTAATGCGAAGTTTATCTGGATGGTACGGGATGGGAGAGATGTAAGCTTGTCCCAGGAAAGATTGGGTTGGGTGAACCCGCCACCTCCTTTTACATCTAAAAGTGATAGACTTAGTTATACCCTAATGAATTGGACTAAGGTCAATAATAAGTATAGGGAAAATAAGAATGTATACCTATTAAGATATGAAGATTTCCTTTCATCTCCTGAAAGTCATTTGAAAAAAATGGCTCTACATTTAGGTACAAACTTTGACGATTATGATTTGGAGACCGTCTTAAACCCAGAAAACCTAATAGTGCTTTCGGAAAATTGGGCACTGACCATAACAATTCAACTATAG
- a CDS encoding IS30 family transposase, whose translation MSYKQLIEGQRYQIEAYLREGFSYREIGKRLSVSHSTISREVNRNRIRDNHYLPEVAQAKALKRRSQAAKFRISELTITFVEFGLNQKWSPEQIAGVGKIIGHHVSHEWIYRYVQRDKLRGGRLYKQLRQSHRRYRKGDRAKRIIIPNRVGIEHRPAIVNKKKRFGDWEADTVLGKQGTGAIVSLVERKSKLYLIRKVPAKSAADVARAMVGMLWKYRGHVRTITADNGSEFCDHALVAEKLKTNIYFANPYSSWERGLNENFNGLLRQYIRKGTDLRTVSDRQISEIERALNARPRKCLGFRQPVAVFNELRKAA comes from the coding sequence ATGAGTTACAAGCAGTTGATCGAGGGACAACGATACCAGATTGAGGCCTACTTACGCGAGGGTTTCAGTTATCGGGAGATCGGAAAACGTCTGAGCGTGAGTCACAGCACAATCAGCCGGGAAGTAAATCGCAATAGAATTCGGGATAACCACTATTTGCCGGAAGTCGCTCAGGCAAAAGCACTGAAGCGCCGCAGCCAGGCCGCAAAGTTCAGGATATCTGAACTGACGATTACCTTTGTTGAGTTCGGGCTGAACCAGAAATGGAGCCCTGAGCAGATTGCTGGTGTAGGTAAAATCATCGGTCATCACGTCAGTCACGAATGGATTTATCGCTACGTCCAGCGTGATAAATTACGTGGCGGTAGGTTGTACAAACAGCTGCGCCAGAGTCACAGAAGGTATCGTAAAGGTGACCGTGCGAAGCGGATAATTATCCCGAATCGCGTTGGCATTGAGCATCGTCCCGCTATCGTGAACAAGAAAAAGCGGTTCGGTGACTGGGAAGCTGACACGGTTCTGGGCAAGCAAGGAACGGGCGCGATTGTTAGTTTAGTCGAGCGCAAAAGTAAGCTTTACCTGATACGCAAAGTGCCAGCGAAAAGCGCAGCAGACGTGGCCCGAGCCATGGTTGGGATGCTCTGGAAATATCGAGGTCATGTCCGAACAATCACAGCGGACAACGGCAGCGAATTCTGTGACCACGCGCTGGTCGCTGAGAAGCTCAAAACCAATATCTACTTCGCGAATCCGTACTCATCATGGGAACGCGGACTGAATGAGAACTTCAACGGTTTACTGCGCCAGTACATCCGGAAAGGCACCGATTTACGGACGGTATCGGATAGGCAAATTAGTGAAATAGAGCGGGCATTAAATGCCAGACCGAGAAAGTGCCTCGGCTTCAGGCAACCTGTTGCGGTATTCAATGAATTACGCAAGGCTGCCTAA
- a CDS encoding sulfotransferase: MEFQLLIKKDITPIFVVGSARSGTTMIGKLLFSSEDCYKYTAETLLLTVCRKRYGDIFQPGSSKAEFLSDWFRSRQFRRANLDKDEFLSLFEKSNSPEFR; encoded by the coding sequence ATGGAGTTTCAATTGTTAATAAAGAAAGATATCACCCCGATTTTTGTTGTCGGCTCAGCTCGTTCCGGCACGACTATGATCGGAAAATTGTTATTTTCAAGCGAAGATTGCTACAAATACACTGCCGAAACACTTTTATTGACAGTATGCCGCAAACGTTACGGTGATATTTTTCAGCCTGGTAGTAGCAAAGCCGAATTTTTATCTGACTGGTTCAGATCAAGGCAATTTAGACGAGCCAATTTAGATAAGGATGAATTTTTGTCTTTATTTGAAAAGAGTAATAGCCCCGAATTCAGATAA
- a CDS encoding sulfotransferase has translation MQSALSYNSSSIYIDGTKSIRRVQIFARYADVKVFKIIFLIRDGRAFCNSYRKNRNVSESDMIRVAKEWNQYIHLVDEFHKRHENIKMINVRYEDLCNNKNEVFDKMKEFLNLDSLSEFETDKLPSHILGNRMRKNFNFDIQEDNSWESELSSQTVSKIEVIMLRNLLLRYNYIN, from the coding sequence ATGCAAAGCGCACTCAGCTATAACTCCTCATCGATATATATAGATGGAACTAAGTCTATAAGAAGAGTACAGATCTTTGCACGTTATGCAGATGTAAAAGTCTTCAAAATAATCTTTCTTATTAGAGATGGCAGAGCATTCTGTAACTCGTATAGAAAAAATAGAAATGTATCTGAAAGTGATATGATTCGTGTGGCGAAAGAGTGGAATCAGTACATACACCTTGTAGACGAGTTTCACAAAAGACATGAAAACATCAAGATGATTAATGTTAGGTACGAAGACTTATGTAACAATAAAAATGAAGTTTTTGATAAAATGAAAGAGTTTTTAAACCTAGACTCGCTGAGCGAATTTGAAACAGACAAATTGCCATCACATATTTTGGGAAACAGAATGAGGAAAAATTTCAACTTTGATATTCAGGAAGATAATAGTTGGGAATCGGAGCTATCGAGCCAAACGGTCTCAAAGATTGAAGTTATTATGCTACGCAATTTATTATTGCGATACAATTATATCAATTAA